A DNA window from Christiangramia salexigens contains the following coding sequences:
- a CDS encoding peptide MFS transporter — MEFKFGGSEYNQRTVLGHPSGLFVLFFTEMWERFSYYGMRALLVLFLTASIMENGWDWARQDALILYGWYIGLVYITPIFGGLIADKFLGYRRAVVLGALIMTLGHASMALEGFTNIFFYLGLLLLILGNGLFKPNISSIVGQLYKTEDKEKDAGYTIFYMGINAGAFLGILLCGYIGEKVGWHWGFGLAGIFMFFGMLQFYFAQKIFGNIGLKPKKKDDYVDDHTVKGEVEDSHGRAVVDDSLDENGKPEPSPAVKRDRILVISVFAFFTIFFWWAFEQAGGSMTIFAADYTDRDLVGGEALTFKTINAIITVIPLMVITWVLLSLFKQIFGRYAKSNIFLGTSFVIIWGIVIWMLYNEFNEETAEVPASWFSVLNSLFIIVFAPVFSKIWESRFNPSGPVKFGIGLILLGIGFAALAYGAFGIPQGAEVASVSMIWLILAYFFHTIGELCVSPVGLSYVSKLSPQKLVGLMFGIWFLANFIAGILGGYTGGFIDSISENYGLSVFFLIFTLIPIFMGLVMLVINKFLIKKMHGIR; from the coding sequence ATGGAATTTAAATTCGGAGGTTCTGAATATAATCAAAGAACGGTCCTGGGGCATCCTTCAGGTCTTTTCGTACTTTTCTTTACTGAAATGTGGGAGCGTTTTTCCTATTATGGAATGCGTGCATTATTGGTGCTTTTCTTAACTGCTTCCATCATGGAAAATGGCTGGGATTGGGCACGTCAGGATGCTTTAATTCTTTATGGATGGTATATCGGTCTGGTTTATATTACCCCGATCTTCGGTGGTTTGATCGCCGATAAATTTCTGGGATACCGTAGAGCCGTAGTCCTTGGGGCTTTGATTATGACCCTTGGGCATGCATCTATGGCTTTGGAAGGATTTACCAATATTTTCTTTTATCTCGGATTATTGTTGTTGATCCTTGGGAATGGACTTTTTAAGCCGAATATTTCTTCTATTGTAGGGCAGTTATATAAAACTGAGGATAAAGAAAAAGACGCCGGTTACACCATTTTCTATATGGGTATTAATGCAGGTGCATTTTTAGGTATCCTATTATGTGGTTATATAGGTGAGAAAGTTGGTTGGCACTGGGGCTTTGGTCTTGCAGGGATCTTTATGTTCTTTGGAATGCTTCAGTTTTACTTTGCACAGAAGATCTTTGGAAATATAGGTTTAAAACCTAAGAAGAAGGATGATTATGTAGATGATCATACAGTCAAAGGAGAAGTAGAGGATAGTCATGGTAGGGCTGTGGTAGACGACAGTCTTGATGAGAATGGAAAACCAGAACCATCACCTGCTGTAAAAAGAGACAGGATATTGGTGATCTCAGTTTTTGCATTTTTTACGATCTTCTTTTGGTGGGCCTTTGAACAGGCTGGTGGATCCATGACCATTTTCGCAGCCGATTATACAGATAGAGATCTTGTAGGTGGAGAAGCCTTAACGTTTAAGACAATAAATGCTATTATTACCGTAATTCCTTTAATGGTGATTACCTGGGTGTTGCTATCATTATTTAAGCAAATTTTTGGACGATATGCCAAATCCAATATTTTCCTTGGAACCAGTTTTGTGATCATCTGGGGAATTGTGATTTGGATGCTTTATAATGAATTTAATGAAGAGACTGCAGAAGTTCCGGCATCTTGGTTCTCTGTGCTAAACTCTTTATTTATTATTGTATTCGCGCCTGTTTTCTCTAAAATCTGGGAAAGTAGATTTAATCCTTCAGGACCTGTTAAATTCGGAATTGGATTAATCTTATTAGGTATTGGTTTTGCAGCTCTGGCTTATGGTGCATTCGGGATCCCTCAGGGAGCTGAAGTCGCCTCTGTAAGTATGATATGGCTTATTCTCGCATATTTCTTCCATACCATCGGAGAATTATGTGTTTCCCCAGTAGGTTTGAGTTATGTAAGTAAATTATCACCGCAAAAACTGGTAGGTCTTATGTTTGGTATCTGGTTCCTTGCAAACTTCATCGCCGGGATCCTTGGTGGATATACGGGAGGTTTTATTGACAGTATCTCTGAAAATTATGGACTTTCGGTATTCTTCTTAATTTTTACTTTAATTCCTATTTTTATGGGATTAGTTATGCTTGTTATCAATAAGTTCTTAATTAAGAAAATGCATGGTATACGATAA
- the surE gene encoding 5'/3'-nucleotidase SurE, whose translation MNKEKPLILVTNDDGITAPGIRTLVEVMKEIGDVIVVAPDSPQSGMGHAITISDTLFCEPVTIKENYKHKEYSCSGTPADCVKIATQEILHRKPDLCVSGINHGSNSSINVIYSGTMSAAVEAGIEGIPAIGFSLLDYSLNADFEPTRKFIKKISRNVLKNGLPKGVVLNVNFPKLEEKEIKGIKVCRQANAHWEEEFDKRTNPQGRDYYWLTGKFVNKDDGDDTDEKALEDGYVSVVPVQFDLTAHHFIKDLSSWSLND comes from the coding sequence ATGAACAAAGAAAAACCGCTTATTCTGGTAACAAATGACGATGGAATTACAGCTCCTGGAATCAGAACTCTTGTAGAGGTGATGAAAGAGATCGGAGACGTGATCGTCGTTGCACCAGATAGCCCCCAAAGTGGAATGGGACACGCGATTACCATTAGCGATACGCTTTTTTGCGAACCCGTTACTATCAAAGAGAACTATAAGCATAAAGAATACAGTTGTTCAGGTACTCCTGCTGATTGTGTAAAGATCGCTACACAGGAGATCCTTCACCGCAAACCCGATCTTTGTGTTAGCGGGATAAATCACGGTTCCAACTCTTCTATAAATGTGATTTACTCCGGTACTATGAGTGCCGCGGTAGAAGCCGGAATCGAGGGAATTCCAGCCATAGGATTTTCACTTCTGGACTATTCATTAAATGCCGATTTTGAACCTACCCGAAAATTCATCAAAAAGATTTCCCGAAATGTCCTAAAGAACGGACTACCAAAAGGAGTTGTTCTAAATGTGAATTTCCCAAAACTAGAAGAAAAAGAGATCAAAGGGATTAAGGTCTGCAGACAGGCTAATGCCCATTGGGAAGAAGAATTCGATAAACGAACCAATCCTCAGGGACGCGATTACTACTGGTTAACGGGGAAATTCGTGAATAAAGATGATGGCGACGATACAGATGAAAAAGCTCTGGAAGACGGCTATGTTTCTGTAGTTCCTGTTCAGTTCGACCTTACGGCCCATCATTTCATAAAAGATTTAAGTAGCTGGTCTCTCAATGATTAA
- a CDS encoding C40 family peptidase, giving the protein MKNNILIRTVCFLALIFFMASCGSSKSRVVKAEKHKSRRVESVKPEARSPESSKISAIIDKAREFEGTKYKYGGTDKRGMDCSGLIYVSFLEEGVSLPRTSRAMSLEGKRLYLREVAPGDLLFFETSKNRKVINHVGLVVEVRQDDIYFIHSSTSRGVITSSLSETYWRENFVMARRLM; this is encoded by the coding sequence ATGAAAAATAATATCCTCATAAGAACAGTCTGCTTCCTGGCGCTAATTTTTTTCATGGCCTCGTGTGGCTCTTCAAAATCAAGAGTGGTAAAGGCTGAAAAGCATAAATCCAGACGCGTAGAATCAGTTAAACCTGAAGCAAGATCTCCTGAAAGCAGCAAAATTTCTGCTATCATAGATAAAGCCCGGGAGTTTGAAGGCACAAAATATAAATACGGTGGTACAGACAAAAGAGGAATGGACTGCTCCGGACTGATCTATGTCTCTTTTTTAGAGGAAGGCGTTAGCTTACCACGCACCTCCAGAGCCATGTCTCTTGAAGGAAAACGACTTTATCTTCGGGAAGTAGCTCCGGGCGATCTGTTATTCTTTGAAACCAGTAAAAACAGGAAGGTTATCAACCACGTGGGACTGGTAGTAGAAGTCAGACAAGATGATATTTATTTTATCCACTCCTCTACCTCCAGAGGCGTTATTACTTCTTCACTTTCAGAAACTTACTGGAGGGAAAATTTTGTTATGGCCCGTAGGCTGATGTAA
- a CDS encoding S9 family peptidase, giving the protein MKFPKIIVAFLFATTAVLNAQKKEVSLEDIWSGTFSQERLQSLQSLNNGDEYVVLNRDKDSGTTSIDVYSYKTGKQTRTLVDSKNLKGVDFFQGFKFSEDESKVLLSTEVEPIYRRSSREIFYVLDLKSKELKKVSDNKIQEAAFSPDATRLAYVFENNIYVLDLESGERNQVTSDGEINSIINGITDWVYEEEFSFVKAFAWNKTGEKLAFLKFDESAVPEFSMDLFGKDLYPTQQVFKYPKAGESNSEVSLHMYDLASGKSEKVELGDYNDFYIPRIKWTSNKDLLSVQVLNRHQNNLDLIFVNAKDNSAKVVLNETDKAYVDITDNLTFLDDNSFIWTSEKDGYNHIYHYSENGKLKQQVTKGDWEVTNYYGYDAKADRIYYQSTENGSVNRDVYSIKPNGKSKKRLTERTGTNSADFSADYTYFINSFTSVNTPNIYSLHKAKDGKMVREILNNNELLEKVKGYDFSPKEISTINVNGNDLNMWMIKPSDFDENNKYPLLMFQYSGPGSQSVSNSYFGTNDYWYQLLANKGYIIVCVDGRGTGFKGADFKKVTYKELGKYEVEDQISAAQKLGERNYIDSNRIGIWGWSYGGFMSSNAILKGNAVFSMAIAVAPVTSWRFYDSIYTERYMRTPQENPSGYDENSPLNHVEKLKGDYLLIHGGGDDNVHLQNSMRMVEELVQANKQFDWAIYPDRNHGIYGGNTRLHLYNMMTDFILEKL; this is encoded by the coding sequence ATGAAGTTCCCCAAAATAATTGTTGCTTTTCTTTTTGCAACAACTGCTGTTTTAAATGCACAGAAAAAAGAAGTTAGTCTCGAAGATATCTGGAGCGGGACGTTTAGCCAGGAAAGACTTCAATCCCTTCAATCTTTAAATAATGGCGATGAATATGTGGTTCTAAACCGTGATAAGGACTCCGGAACAACAAGTATTGACGTTTATAGCTATAAAACCGGAAAGCAGACCAGAACTCTTGTAGATAGTAAAAATCTTAAAGGAGTTGATTTCTTCCAGGGCTTCAAGTTTAGTGAAGACGAGAGTAAAGTATTGCTTTCTACTGAAGTTGAGCCGATCTACAGAAGGTCGTCCAGAGAAATATTCTATGTTCTTGATCTAAAAAGTAAAGAGCTGAAGAAAGTTAGCGATAATAAAATACAGGAAGCTGCATTTTCACCAGATGCCACCAGGCTTGCATACGTTTTTGAGAATAATATTTATGTGTTGGACTTAGAATCTGGCGAAAGAAACCAGGTAACTTCAGACGGGGAGATCAACTCTATAATTAATGGTATTACAGACTGGGTTTATGAGGAGGAATTCTCATTTGTAAAAGCTTTTGCCTGGAATAAGACCGGGGAAAAACTGGCCTTTTTAAAATTTGATGAATCGGCGGTACCGGAATTTTCCATGGACCTTTTCGGAAAGGATCTTTATCCAACCCAGCAGGTATTTAAGTATCCAAAGGCGGGGGAATCTAATTCCGAAGTAAGTCTGCATATGTATGACCTTGCTTCAGGTAAGTCTGAAAAAGTTGAATTAGGAGATTATAATGATTTCTATATTCCAAGAATTAAATGGACAAGTAATAAGGATCTTTTAAGTGTTCAGGTTTTAAATCGTCATCAGAACAATTTGGATCTTATTTTTGTGAACGCTAAAGACAACTCGGCTAAGGTTGTGCTGAATGAAACCGATAAAGCCTATGTGGATATCACAGATAATTTAACATTCCTTGATGATAACAGCTTTATCTGGACAAGTGAAAAAGATGGTTATAATCATATCTACCATTATTCAGAAAATGGAAAGCTAAAACAACAGGTGACCAAAGGAGACTGGGAAGTCACCAATTATTACGGTTATGATGCTAAAGCCGATAGGATTTATTATCAGAGTACAGAAAACGGAAGTGTAAATCGTGATGTTTATTCTATAAAGCCTAACGGGAAAAGCAAAAAACGTCTTACGGAAAGAACGGGTACCAATTCGGCTGACTTCAGCGCAGATTATACCTACTTCATAAATTCTTTTACCAGTGTAAATACTCCTAATATTTACAGTCTTCATAAAGCCAAGGATGGTAAGATGGTGAGAGAGATCCTGAATAATAATGAATTACTAGAAAAGGTTAAGGGTTATGATTTTTCGCCTAAGGAGATTTCGACCATTAATGTTAATGGGAATGATCTCAATATGTGGATGATCAAACCATCAGATTTTGATGAGAATAATAAGTATCCATTATTAATGTTCCAGTACTCCGGGCCGGGGTCACAGTCGGTTTCCAATTCATATTTTGGAACTAATGATTACTGGTATCAATTACTAGCCAATAAAGGTTATATCATCGTTTGCGTAGACGGTAGAGGAACAGGATTTAAGGGTGCCGATTTTAAAAAGGTAACCTATAAAGAACTTGGAAAGTATGAGGTAGAAGATCAGATCTCTGCCGCTCAGAAATTAGGAGAGCGTAATTATATAGACTCTAATAGAATTGGTATTTGGGGCTGGAGCTATGGTGGCTTTATGTCTTCTAATGCGATCCTTAAAGGGAATGCTGTTTTCTCTATGGCGATCGCCGTTGCTCCGGTTACGAGCTGGAGATTTTATGATAGCATCTATACCGAAAGATATATGAGGACTCCTCAGGAAAATCCTTCAGGTTATGATGAGAATTCACCTTTGAACCATGTTGAAAAATTAAAAGGCGATTATCTTTTAATTCATGGAGGAGGTGATGACAACGTTCATTTGCAGAATAGCATGAGAATGGTTGAAGAATTGGTGCAGGCCAATAAGCAATTTGACTGGGCCATCTATCCCGACAGAAATCACGGGATTTACGGAGGTAACACCAGATTGCATCTTTATAATATGATGACAGACTTTATACTAGAAAAACTTTAA
- a CDS encoding thioredoxin family protein, with protein MKKYIVLIFLFAGFFANAQEIKWMSMNEALEAQKKEPKKIFVDAYTTWCGPCKLLDKNTFGNKDVAEYINKHYYAVKFNAEGDEVIKYKDKVFKNPEFDPNRQGRNSVHQFAIAMGISAYPTMVFFDEKGEFLSPLKGYLTPKKLEIFLKIFASDDYKRVKTDEEWKKYQEEFKGTFSS; from the coding sequence ATGAAAAAATATATTGTCTTAATATTTCTTTTTGCCGGTTTTTTTGCGAATGCTCAGGAAATTAAGTGGATGAGCATGAATGAAGCTCTGGAGGCGCAAAAGAAAGAACCTAAAAAGATCTTTGTGGATGCCTATACCACCTGGTGTGGCCCATGTAAATTGCTGGATAAAAATACCTTTGGAAATAAAGATGTAGCTGAATATATCAATAAACATTATTATGCCGTAAAATTTAATGCTGAAGGGGATGAAGTCATAAAGTACAAGGACAAAGTCTTTAAAAATCCCGAATTTGATCCTAATAGACAAGGCAGGAACAGTGTGCATCAATTCGCTATTGCGATGGGCATAAGTGCATATCCAACTATGGTCTTTTTTGATGAGAAGGGTGAGTTCTTGTCTCCTCTTAAAGGTTATTTAACTCCTAAGAAGCTCGAGATCTTTCTTAAGATCTTTGCTAGTGATGATTATAAAAGGGTGAAAACCGATGAGGAATGGAAGAAATATCAGGAAGAATTTAAAGGAACATTTTCCAGTTAG
- a CDS encoding hydroxymethylglutaryl-CoA reductase, degradative yields MKHRKKMSKPVSGFSRLSKTEKINWLAENYLQSNPAAISTIKQYWNTDEQLQKLHDEFIENTVSNFYLPLGIAPNFLINESYFAIPMAIEESSVVAAASKAAKFWSERGGFKAKVLNTKKIGQVHFTFKGSFSKLNKLFQEIKPELLEAVKPITRNMEKRGGGILNIDLIDKTAELENYYQLFVKFDTRDSMGANFINSCLEKFAEVLQEKAKAHDDFSTEEKDLQIIMSILSNYVPECIVRAEVSCPVEDLSEDTNMSGEEFADKFIQAVRIAEIEPYRAVTHNKGVMNGIDAVVLATGNDFRAVEAGIHAYASRSGQYTSLTHAKVENGVFKFWIEIPLALGTVGGLTSLHPLVKLALDILQRPSAEKLMEVTAVAGLAQNFAAIRSLITTGIQQGHMKMHLMNILNQHKATEEEKTEMVEFFTHHTITHSSVIEQLEKLRS; encoded by the coding sequence CTGAAACACAGGAAAAAAATGAGTAAACCCGTTAGCGGATTTTCAAGATTAAGCAAAACTGAAAAAATAAACTGGCTTGCAGAAAATTATCTTCAAAGTAATCCTGCCGCCATTTCCACCATCAAACAATATTGGAATACCGATGAACAGCTGCAGAAACTGCACGATGAATTCATAGAAAACACGGTGTCCAATTTTTACCTCCCACTGGGGATAGCCCCTAATTTCCTCATTAATGAAAGCTATTTTGCCATTCCAATGGCAATAGAGGAAAGCTCTGTGGTAGCCGCCGCAAGTAAAGCAGCAAAATTCTGGAGCGAGCGCGGAGGATTTAAAGCCAAGGTGCTTAACACGAAAAAAATAGGTCAGGTACATTTCACCTTTAAAGGTTCATTCTCTAAACTGAATAAGCTTTTCCAGGAGATAAAGCCTGAACTTCTTGAAGCTGTAAAGCCTATCACGAGAAATATGGAGAAACGCGGTGGCGGGATCCTTAATATTGACCTGATAGATAAGACTGCTGAGCTTGAAAATTACTATCAGTTATTTGTGAAATTTGACACCCGGGATTCCATGGGCGCCAATTTCATCAACTCCTGCCTGGAAAAATTTGCAGAAGTTCTGCAAGAAAAAGCAAAAGCTCACGATGATTTTTCTACTGAAGAAAAAGATCTTCAAATTATTATGAGCATACTTTCCAATTATGTTCCAGAATGTATTGTAAGAGCAGAAGTATCCTGTCCTGTTGAAGATTTAAGCGAAGATACGAACATGAGTGGAGAGGAGTTCGCCGATAAGTTCATACAGGCGGTTAGAATAGCCGAGATTGAACCTTATCGCGCTGTCACACACAACAAAGGAGTAATGAACGGAATAGATGCTGTTGTGCTGGCTACAGGAAATGATTTTCGTGCCGTAGAAGCCGGAATCCATGCCTATGCTTCAAGATCTGGTCAATACACCAGCCTCACCCATGCCAAGGTAGAAAATGGGGTATTCAAGTTCTGGATCGAGATCCCACTAGCTCTTGGTACAGTTGGCGGACTCACAAGTCTGCACCCGTTGGTTAAGTTAGCACTGGATATTCTGCAAAGACCTTCAGCAGAAAAATTAATGGAGGTCACAGCTGTAGCCGGACTTGCTCAAAACTTCGCTGCGATAAGGTCATTGATCACCACGGGCATTCAACAGGGGCATATGAAAATGCACCTAATGAATATCCTTAATCAGCATAAGGCCACCGAAGAAGAGAAAACTGAAATGGTGGAATTCTTCACACACCACACGATCACGCATAGCAGTGTAATTGAACAATTGGAAAAATTACGATCTTAA
- the lpxB gene encoding lipid-A-disaccharide synthase: MKYYIIAGEASGDLHASNLMKALNKVDQNAEFRFWGGDLMQEQGGTLVKHYKELAFMGFSEVIMNLRTIFKNIKFCKEDIEAFDPDVIIFVDYPGFNMRIAEWAKKKNYKTHYYISPQIWAWKENRIKKIKRDVDEMYVILPFEEDFYTQKHDFPVHFVGHPLLDAIEHRAPVDVESFKRNHDLDHRPVIALLPGSRKQEIEKMLEVMLSISPEFDDYQFVIAGAPSQDKEFYQQFIKKSNVSLIMNKTYDVLSIAHAALVTSGTATLETALFKVPEVVCYKGSYISYHIAKRIINLDYISLVNLIMNREVVKELIQNDFNSKTLKAELLKILDEKNRNRIFEDYFELEQKLGGNGASKKTANLIFNKLKSAKNEK, translated from the coding sequence ATGAAGTATTATATCATCGCAGGAGAAGCATCGGGAGACCTTCACGCCTCTAACCTGATGAAGGCCCTTAACAAGGTAGACCAAAATGCTGAGTTCAGATTTTGGGGTGGTGATCTAATGCAGGAACAGGGAGGCACACTGGTTAAGCATTACAAGGAACTTGCCTTCATGGGGTTTTCTGAAGTGATCATGAACCTTAGAACGATCTTTAAGAATATCAAGTTCTGCAAGGAGGACATCGAGGCTTTTGATCCGGATGTGATCATTTTTGTTGATTATCCGGGCTTCAATATGAGAATTGCCGAGTGGGCCAAAAAGAAGAATTACAAGACTCACTATTATATCTCTCCACAGATATGGGCCTGGAAAGAAAATAGGATCAAAAAAATAAAAAGGGATGTAGACGAAATGTATGTGATACTTCCCTTTGAAGAGGATTTCTACACTCAAAAACATGATTTTCCCGTTCATTTTGTAGGTCATCCATTATTGGACGCTATAGAACACCGGGCGCCAGTAGATGTAGAAAGCTTCAAAAGGAATCATGACTTAGATCACAGACCAGTTATCGCACTACTTCCGGGAAGCCGGAAACAGGAGATCGAAAAAATGCTGGAGGTCATGCTTAGTATTAGCCCGGAGTTCGATGATTATCAATTTGTGATCGCCGGTGCACCAAGTCAGGATAAAGAATTCTATCAGCAATTCATTAAAAAATCCAATGTAAGCCTGATCATGAACAAGACCTATGATGTGTTGAGCATCGCTCATGCAGCTCTGGTCACTTCTGGTACAGCTACCCTGGAAACAGCTCTGTTCAAGGTTCCTGAAGTGGTTTGCTACAAAGGCAGTTATATTTCTTATCATATTGCAAAGCGCATTATTAACCTGGATTATATTTCTCTGGTCAATCTTATAATGAACAGGGAGGTTGTGAAAGAACTCATTCAAAACGATTTCAACTCCAAGACCCTTAAAGCGGAATTACTTAAAATTCTTGACGAAAAAAACCGCAACAGGATCTTTGAGGATTATTTTGAACTGGAACAAAAGCTTGGAGGGAATGGCGCGAGTAAAAAAACAGCAAACCTCATATTTAATAAGCTGAAGTCGGCGAAAAATGAAAAATAA
- a CDS encoding ComEC/Rec2 family competence protein — translation MKSLNLIFLRLCIYLIAGILISFHLQIDSGLLWAFNLGVILFFLYSFFRARKQLFTGFLPGISSFLIIFTIGLNTGTYSQPRYKTDHIIHYPANQLAEEHLLIAEVVEELKPNSFSKRYIIKAKSLESGKSNSQNISGKLLLNLKNDSLNKLNLKPGNSILIPYRTKDIPKALIPFQFNYRAYLKTLKTEVQLDLNSNELLLMENENVDLKTNAWRTRENLIARLGEKNFSKDELAVYQALILGQRRDISDELYKTYAASGAIHILAISGLHIGIILLFLNFLFKPLEQIKYGKLLKPILIIMCLWGFAVISGLSPSVVRAVCMFSFLAVGMQLKKKTSNLNSLFLSLFFLVLINPYYLFQVGFQLSYLAVISIIIFQPIIYGLIITRLKVIDYLWKIASVSIAAQIGVLPLSLFYFHQFPGLFLLTNIIIIPFLGILLGLGFLVIFLAAIDLLPDSLASLFGNLLDLMNNLIARIAGFKSFIIEGINISLSHTIAVYFLIISLVYLLHRINFISLSLLLSSVLFLQISHIYSRADMPMYEGIIFHKSRESVVGIRHRQSLKVYAPSGLNSAFLKDYKRNQNIDSINYQALPEVFQIDGKMVYVPQDNVPDLTDFNPDIILLTNSTRINLNRLIKTIEPNLIIADGSNYPSVISKWKETCDKQKIPFHHTGEKGAYIFNSQKTNWKMFL, via the coding sequence TTGAAGAGCTTAAATCTTATTTTTTTAAGGCTTTGCATCTATCTTATTGCCGGTATCCTTATTTCGTTTCACCTGCAAATTGATAGCGGACTGCTATGGGCATTTAACCTGGGAGTTATTCTGTTCTTTTTATACTCATTTTTCAGAGCCAGAAAGCAGTTATTTACCGGTTTCTTACCCGGCATCTCCAGCTTCCTTATAATTTTTACAATAGGCCTTAATACCGGAACATATTCCCAGCCCAGATATAAAACCGATCATATCATTCACTATCCAGCAAACCAATTAGCAGAAGAACACTTGCTAATTGCAGAGGTTGTGGAAGAGCTAAAACCGAATTCATTCTCAAAAAGGTATATCATAAAAGCCAAAAGCTTGGAATCGGGAAAATCCAATTCACAAAATATAAGTGGAAAGCTATTACTAAATCTTAAAAATGATAGTTTAAATAAACTCAATTTAAAGCCGGGAAATAGCATTTTAATTCCTTATAGAACAAAGGACATTCCTAAAGCCTTAATTCCCTTTCAATTCAATTACAGAGCTTACTTAAAGACGCTGAAGACGGAAGTTCAATTAGATCTGAATTCCAATGAACTTTTACTCATGGAAAATGAAAATGTGGATCTAAAAACGAATGCCTGGAGAACAAGAGAGAATTTAATTGCCAGACTAGGAGAAAAGAATTTTTCAAAAGATGAACTTGCCGTATATCAAGCCCTTATTCTTGGACAGCGTAGAGATATTTCAGATGAGCTATATAAGACCTATGCTGCCTCCGGCGCCATCCACATTCTAGCAATATCCGGTTTGCACATAGGCATCATCCTGCTTTTCCTGAACTTTCTCTTCAAGCCTCTGGAACAAATAAAATATGGAAAACTTTTAAAGCCAATTCTAATTATCATGTGCCTTTGGGGTTTTGCCGTTATTAGCGGTCTAAGCCCTTCAGTTGTTCGCGCCGTATGTATGTTCTCATTCCTCGCGGTTGGCATGCAGCTTAAGAAAAAAACCAGCAACCTTAACAGCCTCTTTCTGTCGTTATTCTTTTTAGTACTCATTAATCCCTATTATCTCTTTCAGGTAGGTTTTCAACTAAGCTATCTAGCCGTTATAAGTATTATTATTTTTCAACCGATTATCTATGGTCTAATAATAACCCGATTAAAGGTTATAGATTATCTATGGAAGATCGCGTCCGTGAGCATTGCTGCTCAAATAGGAGTATTACCCTTAAGCCTTTTTTACTTTCATCAGTTTCCGGGACTATTTTTACTCACCAATATCATAATAATTCCTTTTTTAGGGATCTTGCTGGGTTTGGGATTTCTAGTGATCTTTTTAGCGGCTATTGACCTGTTACCTGATTCATTGGCTTCTTTATTCGGGAATCTACTCGATTTAATGAATAATCTTATCGCAAGAATTGCAGGCTTCAAGAGTTTTATTATTGAAGGAATAAATATCTCATTAAGCCATACGATCGCGGTCTATTTTCTAATCATTAGTCTGGTCTATTTATTACACAGGATCAATTTTATAAGTTTAAGCCTTCTTCTGAGTAGTGTGTTATTCCTTCAGATATCCCATATTTATTCGCGTGCAGATATGCCAATGTATGAAGGGATCATTTTTCATAAGAGTCGGGAATCTGTGGTGGGGATCAGACATCGGCAATCCCTGAAGGTTTATGCTCCTTCAGGTCTTAATTCTGCATTTTTAAAAGATTACAAAAGGAATCAGAATATAGATAGCATAAACTATCAGGCACTACCTGAAGTTTTTCAAATTGACGGTAAGATGGTTTATGTACCTCAGGATAATGTGCCGGATCTAACAGATTTTAATCCTGATATCATTCTATTGACCAATTCTACCAGGATCAATTTGAACAGATTAATTAAGACAATAGAACCGAATTTGATAATCGCCGATGGGAGCAATTACCCATCGGTCATTTCGAAATGGAAAGAGACCTGCGATAAACAAAAAATCCCTTTCCACCATACGGGTGAAAAGGGAGCATATATTTTCAACTCACAAAAAACTAACTGGAAAATGTTCCTTTAA